GCCCTCCATTTAACAGGGGCCGCGCTCCGTATTGGTCTTTAAAAAACTTGGGTTATGCTACTTCGATCTTCTTCGCGCTCTCCCAGAGGCCATGGATGTTGCAGTAGCTCACCGCGATAAATGTTCCCGGCTTTGTCAGCTTGACTCTCACGCAGCTTGCGGGATCGGCCGCAACGCATCCGGGCGTCTCAAGATTCATCGTGTCGTCGTGGGCGCTGTAGTTGAATCTGGCAACTTCGACGACGGGAGCCGCACCCTCCGGCTTAAAGTAAAGCTGAATCCAGCTGATGTGATGGAGTGGGGTGTT
Above is a window of Cloacibacillus sp. DNA encoding:
- a CDS encoding class II SORL domain-containing protein — protein: MKIGEVIKDGDFKAEKHVPTIEAPEKIKAGEEALVKVMVGQEIKHPNTPLHHISWIQLYFKPEGAAPVVEVARFNYSAHDDTMNLETPGCVAADPASCVRVKLTKPGTFIAVSYCNIHGLWESAKKIEVA